One window from the genome of Lentibacillus daqui encodes:
- a CDS encoding HD domain-containing protein — protein sequence MKAQAKAFAEMAHKGQTRKSSGAPYITHPIRVAEQLEQAGFSEALVCAGYLHDVVEDTPYDIEDIQQAFGAKVANLVAAHTEDKSKSWQERKQHTIDTIKNADKEVKYLIVADKLDNLLELEKDLERLGNEVWLHFNAGFDEQKWYNQAIARNMYIGLATDEVPAYFNEFEALVERVFGSN from the coding sequence TTGAAGGCACAAGCAAAAGCGTTTGCCGAGATGGCACATAAGGGACAAACACGGAAAAGCTCTGGCGCACCATATATCACACATCCGATCCGGGTTGCCGAACAGTTGGAGCAAGCAGGTTTTTCCGAAGCATTGGTTTGTGCAGGCTATTTACATGATGTCGTTGAAGATACGCCCTACGACATAGAAGATATACAGCAGGCATTTGGCGCAAAGGTAGCCAACCTTGTTGCTGCACATACAGAGGACAAATCAAAATCATGGCAGGAACGAAAACAGCATACAATTGACACGATTAAGAATGCTGATAAGGAAGTCAAATATCTGATTGTTGCTGATAAATTAGATAATTTGCTCGAGTTGGAAAAGGACCTTGAACGTTTAGGCAATGAGGTATGGCTGCATTTTAATGCCGGGTTTGATGAGCAAAAATGGTATAACCAAGCGATTGCCAGAAATATGTATATCGGGCTTGCGACTGATGAGGTGCCAGCTTATTTCAATGAATTCGAGGCGCTAGTCGAGCGTGTATTTGGCTCAAATTAA
- the fni gene encoding type 2 isopentenyl-diphosphate Delta-isomerase: MDIGINKRKTEHIRLCLTENVEGVNKTTGLEGISFIHNALPEIDFADIQLDTTFLNKSIKAPFLVSSMTGGSELAVQINTNLAMAAEKRGWAIGLGSTRALLESDAYKESFLIRKHAQTVPLIANIGAVQLNYGYGVKECQRLVDLTEADALYLHLNSLQEIVQDEGDLNFKDLLPKIKEVCQSLSVPVGVKEVGFGIDGIVAEKLYDAGVSFIDVAGAGGTSWSQVEKLRSKDPLRKSAAEAFNNWGNPTKDCIVSVKSKLPDVPIVASGGMKTGVDAAKAMTIGADMIGFARQLLESATESAEKVMQTMEQIEFEMKMVMFGIGVRSITELQNTDRVNIMGRSLLGES, from the coding sequence ATGGATATAGGAATCAACAAACGTAAAACGGAACACATTCGTCTATGTTTAACGGAGAATGTGGAAGGTGTTAATAAAACAACGGGGTTAGAAGGCATTTCATTTATACACAATGCATTACCGGAAATCGACTTTGCCGACATTCAGCTGGATACAACCTTTTTAAATAAATCAATAAAGGCACCGTTTCTTGTCAGTTCCATGACGGGCGGATCGGAACTTGCGGTACAAATCAACACTAACCTGGCAATGGCTGCGGAAAAGAGAGGCTGGGCAATTGGGCTTGGTTCAACAAGGGCACTGCTTGAAAGTGATGCATATAAAGAATCCTTTTTAATTCGCAAGCATGCGCAAACAGTTCCGTTAATTGCCAATATTGGTGCTGTTCAACTAAATTATGGGTATGGCGTCAAGGAATGTCAGCGGCTTGTTGATTTAACGGAAGCGGATGCACTTTATTTACATTTAAACAGCTTGCAGGAGATCGTTCAAGATGAAGGAGATCTGAACTTCAAAGATCTGTTGCCAAAAATAAAAGAAGTATGCCAATCCTTAAGCGTTCCAGTTGGTGTCAAGGAGGTTGGTTTTGGGATTGATGGTATCGTAGCGGAAAAATTATACGATGCAGGTGTTTCCTTCATTGATGTCGCTGGCGCCGGTGGAACATCATGGAGTCAGGTGGAAAAGCTCCGTTCCAAAGACCCATTACGCAAGTCGGCTGCCGAAGCATTTAACAACTGGGGAAATCCAACGAAAGACTGCATTGTTTCAGTAAAAAGCAAGTTGCCTGATGTACCGATTGTTGCAAGTGGCGGCATGAAAACAGGTGTGGATGCTGCAAAAGCAATGACCATTGGTGCGGATATGATCGGATTTGCCAGACAATTACTGGAATCCGCCACCGAATCAGCTGAAAAAGTCATGCAAACGATGGAACAAATTGAATTTGAAATGAAGATGGTGATGTTCGGTATTGGTGTGAGGTCCATTACTGAGCTGCAAAATACTGATCGTGTAAATATCATGGGACGATCCCTGTTGGGAGAAAGCTAA